A genome region from Bacteroides stercoris ATCC 43183 includes the following:
- a CDS encoding ComF family protein — protein sequence MENTLKAWLLSFLHLFFPRQCVVCGTPLQEGEEAICLKCNMDLPRTDYHLCADNPVERMFWGKIPLERATSYFFYHKGSDFRRILHQLKYGGRKDLGETMGRFMAAELTVSEFFCDVDVIVPVPLHPRKQRMRGYNQSECVAKGVAAVTGIPLDAASVVRKKHTEAQVRKSAYERWKNVNGIFHLRYPERFVGKHILLVDDVLTTGATITTCADVFRDVEGVRISVLTLAVANF from the coding sequence ATGGAAAATACGCTTAAAGCCTGGCTTTTATCTTTTCTTCATTTATTCTTTCCCCGGCAGTGTGTTGTGTGCGGCACACCTCTGCAGGAAGGGGAGGAGGCTATTTGTCTGAAATGCAATATGGATTTGCCCCGTACGGATTATCATCTTTGTGCGGATAATCCGGTGGAACGTATGTTCTGGGGAAAAATTCCTTTGGAACGCGCTACCTCTTACTTCTTTTATCATAAGGGCAGTGATTTCCGCCGGATACTGCATCAATTGAAATATGGCGGCCGTAAGGACTTGGGAGAGACAATGGGGCGTTTTATGGCAGCGGAATTGACTGTTTCGGAGTTCTTTTGCGATGTGGATGTCATAGTTCCCGTTCCTTTGCATCCCCGCAAGCAGCGGATGCGCGGATATAACCAGAGCGAATGTGTGGCCAAAGGGGTTGCGGCGGTTACGGGTATTCCTTTGGATGCTGCTTCCGTAGTGCGCAAGAAACATACGGAAGCGCAGGTAAGGAAATCTGCCTATGAACGGTGGAAGAATGTGAACGGCATCTTTCATCTTCGCTATCCCGAACGTTTTGTCGGAAAGCATATCTTGTTGGTGGACGACGTACTGACTACCGGAGCTACCATTACTACGTGTGCCGATGTGTTTCGGGACGTAGAAGGTGTACGTATCAGCGTGCTGACGCTTGCTGTTGCGAATTTTTGA
- a CDS encoding adenosine kinase, whose product MDKIIGLGNALVDVLATLDSDEILTKMDLPKGSMTLIDEDKLLKINEEFSRMKTHLATGGSAGNAIRGMAQLGAGTGFIGKINNDSYGNFFRESLLKHGTEADLLVSDTLPSGVASTFISPDGERTFGTYLGAASTLKAEELSLEMFKGYTYLFIEGYLVQEHDMILRAIELAKEAGLQVCLDMASYNIVAGDHEFFSLLVNKYVDIVFANEEEAKAFTGKEPEEALDIIAKMCSIAIVKVGARGSLIRKGTEEVRVEAVPVAKVVDTTGAGDFFAAGFLYGLTCGYSLEKCGKIGAILSGEVIQVIGTELPDSKWEKIKEDIIMIN is encoded by the coding sequence ATGGATAAAATAATTGGATTGGGAAACGCATTGGTCGATGTGTTAGCAACCCTTGACAGTGATGAAATCTTAACTAAAATGGACTTGCCCAAGGGCAGTATGACGCTTATAGATGAAGATAAGTTACTGAAAATCAATGAAGAATTTAGCCGTATGAAAACTCATTTGGCTACCGGTGGCTCTGCCGGAAATGCAATCCGTGGCATGGCGCAGCTTGGAGCGGGAACCGGGTTCATCGGAAAGATAAATAATGATTCTTATGGTAACTTTTTTCGGGAAAGTTTGCTGAAGCATGGAACGGAAGCTGATTTATTAGTTTCAGATACATTGCCTTCGGGAGTGGCGTCTACTTTTATATCTCCGGACGGAGAGCGCACGTTCGGCACATATTTGGGAGCAGCGTCTACGTTGAAAGCGGAAGAACTGTCGCTGGAGATGTTCAAGGGATATACTTATCTGTTTATAGAGGGTTATCTGGTACAGGAACACGATATGATTCTCCGGGCTATTGAGTTGGCCAAAGAAGCCGGTTTGCAGGTTTGTCTGGATATGGCAAGTTATAACATCGTGGCAGGCGACCATGAGTTCTTCTCTTTGCTGGTAAATAAATATGTGGATATTGTTTTTGCCAATGAGGAAGAGGCGAAGGCGTTTACCGGTAAAGAACCTGAGGAAGCGTTGGATATTATCGCTAAAATGTGTAGCATTGCCATTGTAAAGGTGGGAGCGCGCGGCTCGCTGATTCGTAAGGGAACGGAAGAAGTACGTGTTGAGGCTGTGCCGGTGGCGAAAGTGGTTGATACTACCGGTGCCGGAGATTTTTTTGCGGCAGGTTTTCTATATGGGCTGACTTGCGGATATTCTTTGGAAAAGTGCGGAAAAATAGGTGCTATCCTGTCGGGTGAGGTAATACAGGTGATTGGAACGGAACTGCCGGATTCAAAGTGGGAGAAGATAAAGGAAGATATAATAATGATAAATTAG
- a CDS encoding DsbA family protein, with product MSAYYDLYQTPDPLGENRNEPRLHARILPRGTISADKFRELVAKATGFSPAILDGTLQAVTDELYSWLSEGWTVEVGELGYFSVSLKCDRQVTDKKEIRSPSVHFQNVNLRLGSKFRNRFNTMELERKASPYVSRSVMGEEERKEKLLLHLDKYGCITRADYESITGLVKHRAVSDLNRYLAEGMIRKYGSGKTVVYLKP from the coding sequence ATGAGTGCTTACTATGATTTGTATCAGACTCCCGACCCTTTGGGCGAGAACCGCAACGAGCCCCGTCTGCATGCCCGTATCCTGCCACGGGGAACAATCTCCGCCGATAAATTCCGTGAGTTGGTGGCTAAGGCCACCGGTTTCAGTCCCGCCATTCTCGACGGAACTTTGCAGGCTGTTACGGACGAACTATACAGTTGGCTGTCCGAGGGTTGGACGGTGGAAGTGGGCGAGTTGGGCTATTTCTCCGTATCGCTGAAATGCGACCGTCAGGTTACCGACAAGAAAGAAATCCGTTCGCCGTCGGTACATTTTCAGAATGTGAACCTGCGTCTCGGGAGCAAATTCCGTAACCGTTTCAATACGATGGAGCTGGAACGCAAAGCGTCACCATACGTATCCCGTTCCGTGATGGGCGAGGAGGAGAGGAAAGAAAAACTATTGCTGCATTTGGATAAATACGGATGCATCACACGGGCGGATTATGAATCGATAACGGGTTTGGTGAAGCATCGGGCGGTGTCCGACCTGAACCGATACCTTGCGGAGGGGATGATACGTAAGTATGGTAGCGGCAAAACGGTGGTCTATTTGAAACCTTGA
- a CDS encoding S41 family peptidase, which translates to MKYLKIRWIAVLLVAVGTSFFFGFKSGDNRSFQVAKNLDIFNSIVKELDMFYVDTIDPNKTIRTGIESMLYSLDPYTQYFPEDDQSELEQMLKNTYGGIGSIITWNTKLKRSMIAEPYEHMPAATVGLKAGDILMEIDGKDLAGKNNQEVSEMLRGQVGTSFKLKVQRPGTEQPLEFDIVRRSIQLPFIPYYAMLDNNIGYINLSTFSGNPSKEFKQAFLDLKKQGITSLVIDLRNNGGGLLDEAVEIANFFLPRGKTLVTTKGKTKQASNTYKTLREPLDLEIPLAVLVNSATASASEILAGALQDYDRAVVVGNRTFGKGLVQTTRPLPYGGTMKLTTSKYYIPSGRCVQAIDYKHRNEDGSVGRIPDSLTTVFHTAAGREVRDGGGVTPDITVKQDKLPNILFYLVNDNLIFNYATEYCLKHPTIPAPKDFKITDADYADFKAMVQKADFKYDQQTEKILKNLKEMAEFEGYLTDASDEFKALEKKLSHNLERDLDHFSKDIKEMIAVEIIKRYYYQRGSIIQQLKDDKDLKEAVGILTAPEKYKEMLSVPPVKPDEGKKEK; encoded by the coding sequence ATGAAATATTTAAAGATACGTTGGATAGCTGTCCTATTGGTAGCAGTAGGTACAAGTTTCTTTTTTGGGTTTAAGAGTGGAGACAACCGTAGTTTTCAGGTAGCAAAGAATTTGGATATATTCAATTCTATAGTAAAGGAATTGGATATGTTTTATGTGGATACGATAGACCCGAACAAGACTATCCGTACCGGCATCGAATCCATGCTGTATTCACTTGACCCCTATACGCAATATTTTCCGGAAGACGACCAAAGCGAACTGGAACAGATGTTGAAGAATACGTATGGCGGTATCGGCTCTATCATAACCTGGAATACCAAACTGAAGCGTTCCATGATAGCCGAACCTTACGAACATATGCCGGCGGCTACCGTAGGCCTGAAGGCAGGCGATATTCTTATGGAAATCGACGGCAAGGACCTTGCAGGAAAAAATAATCAGGAAGTTAGCGAGATGCTTCGCGGGCAGGTAGGCACGAGCTTCAAACTGAAGGTGCAACGTCCCGGAACGGAACAGCCGTTGGAATTCGATATCGTTCGTCGTTCTATCCAGTTGCCTTTTATTCCTTATTATGCAATGTTGGATAACAACATCGGTTATATCAACCTGAGCACTTTCTCCGGTAATCCTTCCAAAGAGTTCAAGCAGGCATTTCTTGATTTGAAAAAGCAGGGAATAACTTCTTTGGTTATCGACCTGCGTAATAACGGCGGCGGTTTGCTGGACGAAGCCGTGGAAATAGCCAACTTCTTCCTGCCGCGCGGCAAAACACTGGTGACAACGAAAGGAAAGACCAAACAGGCAAGCAATACGTACAAGACGTTGCGTGAGCCGCTGGATTTGGAAATTCCGCTGGCTGTGCTGGTGAATAGTGCAACAGCTTCTGCATCGGAAATCCTGGCAGGTGCATTGCAGGATTATGACCGTGCAGTAGTGGTGGGTAACCGTACATTTGGAAAAGGGCTTGTGCAGACCACCCGTCCGCTGCCTTATGGAGGCACAATGAAACTGACAACTTCCAAATACTATATTCCGAGCGGCCGTTGCGTGCAGGCTATCGACTACAAACACCGCAATGAGGACGGCAGCGTAGGACGTATTCCGGATAGCTTGACTACCGTATTCCATACTGCTGCCGGACGTGAGGTACGTGACGGTGGCGGAGTTACTCCCGATATTACCGTCAAGCAGGATAAGTTGCCTAATATCCTGTTCTACTTGGTGAATGACAACTTGATATTTAATTACGCTACGGAGTATTGTTTGAAGCACCCCACGATTCCGGCTCCTAAAGATTTTAAGATAACGGATGCCGACTATGCCGACTTTAAGGCGATGGTACAGAAAGCAGATTTCAAGTACGACCAGCAGACTGAGAAGATTTTGAAGAACTTGAAAGAAATGGCGGAGTTTGAAGGATACCTGACGGATGCGTCCGACGAATTCAAGGCTTTGGAGAAAAAGCTATCTCATAACCTGGAGCGTGACCTCGACCACTTCTCAAAGGATATAAAGGAGATGATTGCAGTGGAAATTATCAAACGTTATTACTATCAGCGTGGAAGTATCATCCAAC